One segment of Arthrobacter sp. MMS18-M83 DNA contains the following:
- a CDS encoding endonuclease domain-containing protein: MQFLRNRGGVARTEQLRRAGFAKSALATGVGNRSLNLLRRGIYAIEGADRDIVAAFQANGVLTCVSAARFYNLWQLHEPRNAQRPGALHLSCGSGLARDGVVDHARCTHPKHPYLPVAGLADVLIHALRCRAELESLVLVQSAVSRGLITTDFLKKKLPGNRNGAARAVLDFVLPRADSLLEVLAHMHFVRAGLRVRMHVELAGVGEVDCLINECLVVELDGRTHLEPRQVKKDRYRDNASVRGGLLSLRYYYQDVVHRPEEMVNEILTVLRHREVGHFAPARYAPGWVPPS, translated from the coding sequence ATGCAATTCCTCCGGAACCGGGGTGGCGTGGCCAGGACTGAGCAACTACGGAGAGCGGGCTTCGCCAAATCGGCGTTGGCGACTGGCGTCGGCAATAGGTCGCTCAACCTGCTGCGCCGCGGGATCTACGCGATCGAGGGCGCCGATCGGGACATCGTTGCCGCGTTCCAGGCGAATGGCGTCTTGACCTGTGTCTCGGCTGCTCGTTTCTACAATTTGTGGCAGCTGCATGAGCCACGGAATGCTCAGAGACCCGGGGCCCTCCACCTCAGCTGCGGTAGCGGCCTTGCACGGGACGGTGTGGTGGACCATGCCCGCTGTACCCACCCGAAGCATCCATACCTTCCCGTGGCGGGATTGGCTGATGTCCTCATCCACGCCCTGAGATGCAGGGCGGAACTTGAGTCCTTGGTGTTGGTGCAATCTGCCGTTAGCCGCGGATTGATCACCACTGACTTCCTCAAGAAGAAGCTGCCAGGAAACCGCAACGGAGCAGCCCGGGCAGTATTGGATTTTGTACTGCCTAGGGCCGATTCCTTGCTTGAGGTGCTGGCACATATGCACTTCGTCCGGGCGGGTCTCCGGGTCCGAATGCATGTGGAATTGGCCGGCGTCGGTGAGGTGGACTGCTTGATCAACGAGTGCCTCGTAGTGGAACTCGACGGCCGTACCCACTTGGAGCCGCGGCAGGTCAAGAAGGACCGGTACCGCGACAACGCCAGTGTGAGGGGTGGGCTCTTGTCATTGCGCTATTACTACCAGGACGTGGTCCACCGCCCTGAAGAGATGGTCAACGAGATCTTGACCGTATTGCGGCACCGGGAAGTCGGCCACTTCGCCCCGGCGCGTTACGCGCCCGGGTGGGTGCCGCCGTCGTGA
- a CDS encoding trimeric intracellular cation channel family protein has protein sequence MELHLFTFDLALVWLDLAGVFFFAVSGSLLAAKKQFDIIGSLLLASLVSLGGGVIRDIIINAGPPAAFTNPIYLVPPLLAAVLVYFLFSSIQRFTSLLTLFDAGGLALFCITGTLKALAAGMNPVAAILLGVTTAVGGGLLRDITANEIPTLFDARDLYALPAFSGAALTALLWNMGAFNGLTAALIAALVFAFRVVAWRRGWRVPLAVRGWHRAGVSTGADSRARD, from the coding sequence ATGGAGCTGCATTTGTTCACGTTTGACCTCGCGCTGGTATGGCTGGATCTGGCCGGCGTGTTCTTTTTCGCTGTGTCCGGGTCCTTGCTCGCGGCCAAGAAGCAGTTCGACATCATCGGCTCCCTTCTCTTGGCTTCGCTCGTGTCCCTGGGCGGCGGTGTCATCCGCGACATCATCATCAACGCCGGCCCACCCGCGGCGTTTACCAACCCGATCTACCTGGTGCCGCCCTTGTTGGCCGCCGTGTTGGTGTACTTCCTGTTTTCAAGCATCCAGCGCTTTACCTCGCTGTTGACGCTGTTCGACGCCGGCGGGCTGGCTTTGTTCTGCATCACCGGAACGCTCAAGGCGCTGGCCGCCGGGATGAATCCGGTGGCTGCAATCCTGTTGGGCGTCACCACGGCTGTGGGCGGTGGCCTGCTCCGCGACATCACCGCCAACGAAATCCCCACGCTCTTCGATGCCCGGGATCTGTACGCGCTGCCGGCCTTCAGCGGAGCGGCCCTGACGGCCCTGCTCTGGAACATGGGTGCCTTCAACGGGCTGACTGCGGCCCTGATTGCCGCCTTGGTTTTCGCCTTCCGTGTGGTGGCTTGGCGTCGAGGTTGGCGAGTGCCCTTGGCGGTCCGTGGATGGCATCGCGCCGGGGTCTCGACAGGCGCCGATTCACGTGCCCGCGATTAG
- a CDS encoding sirohydrochlorin chelatase, whose product MNSPVLIACAHGTRNVGGQAAIRQVLADIEALRPGLTVVEAYVDVQEPELSGVVAGLPEGTPAVVVPLLLSTGYHVKVDIPKAIKSRPEVSAAPPLGPDPRLAELLAARLRDAGLGDDDGVLLAAAGSSLPDGSVDSEEQARQLAELLPNKVRVAYGASAEPNVPDGVAALRGELTEDGGRVIVSSYLLATGYFHDQLFKSGADVVTAPLLPSPVLAEIALERYDAVVAARS is encoded by the coding sequence ATGAACAGCCCTGTCTTGATCGCGTGCGCCCATGGAACCCGGAACGTCGGAGGGCAGGCCGCCATCCGCCAGGTCTTGGCTGACATCGAGGCCCTCCGTCCTGGCCTGACGGTTGTTGAGGCCTACGTCGACGTCCAGGAACCCGAGTTGTCCGGCGTGGTGGCGGGCCTTCCGGAAGGCACGCCCGCCGTCGTCGTTCCTTTACTGCTCAGCACGGGCTACCACGTCAAGGTGGACATCCCCAAGGCGATCAAGTCCCGCCCGGAGGTGTCCGCGGCACCGCCGCTGGGGCCGGATCCGCGCCTCGCGGAGCTGCTCGCCGCACGGTTGCGCGACGCCGGCCTGGGCGACGACGACGGCGTCCTGCTCGCCGCCGCCGGCTCGTCCTTGCCGGACGGTTCCGTCGATTCGGAAGAGCAGGCACGCCAGCTCGCCGAGCTGCTGCCCAACAAGGTGCGCGTCGCCTATGGCGCGAGTGCCGAACCGAACGTGCCCGACGGCGTCGCGGCCCTGCGCGGGGAACTCACCGAAGACGGCGGCCGAGTCATTGTGTCCTCGTATCTGCTGGCCACGGGCTACTTTCACGACCAGCTGTTCAAGTCCGGGGCCGACGTCGTGACGGCGCCGCTGCTGCCTTCTCCCGTGCTCGCGGAGATCGCGCTGGAACGCTACGACGCCGTTGTCGCCGCGCGCTCCTGA
- a CDS encoding nitrite/sulfite reductase, with protein MTDTALAGASADEAAPQRPARTARPAAKPHGQWKVDGTAPLNANETWKQEDNGLNVRERIESVYSKHGFDSIDGTDLHGRFRWWGLYTQRKPGIDGGKTATLEPHELEDKYFMLRVRIDGGALTTEQLRVIGQISVDFARGSADLTDRQNIQLHWIRVEDVPEIWRRLESVGLSTTEACGDVPRVILGSPVAGIAKDEIIDPTPLIHELAERFIGDPELANLPRKYKTAITGHPSQDVVHEINDFGLVGMVHPELGVGYDLWVGGALSTNPMLAKRLGAFVKPEEAAEVWLGVTSIFRDYGYRRMRTKARLKFLLADWGPEKFRQILEDEYLGFKLADGPAAPKPSTPGDHVGIHEQKDGKFFIGATPLAGRLSGSQLVKLADTLEARGSFRLRTTPHQKIVVLDVAKEQVEPLVAELDTLGLSARPSVFRRGTIACTGIEFCKLAIVETKVTAATAVAELERRLADLADSGQLPQALSLHINGCPNSCARIQTADIGLKGMMLPTPDGDPTPGFQVHLGGGLASSSREEAGLGRTVRGLKVYVEDLPDYVERVVRKFVADRAEGQTFAEWAHSADEGDLQ; from the coding sequence ATGACTGATACAGCTCTAGCCGGAGCGTCTGCGGACGAGGCTGCACCCCAGCGCCCGGCCCGCACCGCCCGTCCTGCCGCTAAACCCCATGGCCAGTGGAAGGTTGATGGCACTGCGCCCCTCAACGCCAACGAGACCTGGAAGCAGGAAGACAACGGGCTGAACGTCCGCGAGCGTATCGAGTCTGTCTACTCCAAGCACGGCTTCGACTCGATCGACGGCACGGACCTGCACGGCCGCTTCCGCTGGTGGGGCCTTTACACCCAGCGCAAGCCCGGGATCGACGGCGGCAAGACCGCCACCCTTGAGCCGCACGAGCTCGAGGACAAGTACTTCATGCTCCGCGTCAGAATCGACGGCGGTGCACTCACCACCGAGCAACTGCGCGTGATCGGCCAGATTTCCGTTGACTTCGCTCGCGGAAGCGCCGACCTGACTGACCGGCAGAACATCCAGCTGCACTGGATCCGCGTTGAGGACGTGCCGGAGATCTGGCGTCGCCTCGAATCCGTTGGCCTGTCCACCACCGAGGCCTGCGGCGACGTCCCGCGCGTCATCCTGGGCTCCCCGGTGGCCGGTATCGCCAAGGACGAGATCATCGACCCCACGCCGCTGATCCACGAACTCGCGGAGCGCTTCATCGGCGATCCCGAGCTCGCGAACCTGCCGCGCAAATACAAGACCGCCATCACCGGCCACCCCTCGCAGGACGTCGTCCACGAGATCAACGACTTCGGTCTGGTCGGCATGGTCCACCCCGAACTCGGCGTCGGCTACGACCTCTGGGTAGGTGGCGCCCTCTCCACCAACCCCATGCTGGCCAAGCGGCTCGGCGCGTTCGTGAAGCCCGAGGAAGCCGCCGAAGTATGGCTCGGCGTCACCAGCATCTTCCGCGACTACGGCTACCGCCGCATGCGCACCAAGGCCCGCCTGAAGTTCCTCCTGGCCGATTGGGGTCCGGAGAAGTTCCGCCAGATCCTTGAAGACGAATACCTCGGCTTCAAGCTTGCGGACGGCCCCGCGGCGCCCAAGCCTTCGACGCCGGGTGACCACGTCGGCATCCACGAGCAGAAGGACGGCAAGTTCTTCATCGGCGCCACGCCCTTGGCCGGACGTCTCTCCGGCAGCCAGCTCGTAAAGCTCGCGGACACCCTCGAAGCCCGCGGCTCGTTCCGCCTGCGCACTACACCGCACCAGAAGATCGTTGTGCTGGACGTCGCCAAGGAGCAGGTGGAGCCGCTCGTAGCCGAGCTGGACACCCTGGGCCTCTCCGCCCGCCCGTCCGTGTTCCGCCGCGGTACCATCGCCTGCACCGGCATCGAGTTCTGCAAACTCGCCATCGTGGAAACCAAGGTCACGGCAGCAACCGCCGTCGCTGAACTGGAACGCCGCCTGGCCGACCTCGCGGACAGCGGTCAGCTGCCGCAGGCCCTGTCCCTGCACATCAACGGCTGCCCCAACTCCTGCGCCCGCATCCAGACCGCGGACATCGGGCTCAAGGGCATGATGCTGCCAACGCCCGACGGCGACCCCACCCCGGGTTTCCAGGTCCACTTGGGCGGCGGGCTGGCTTCGTCCAGCCGCGAAGAAGCAGGCCTCGGCCGGACCGTGCGCGGCCTTAAGGTTTACGTCGAGGACCTGCCCGATTACGTAGAGCGGGTAGTCCGGAAATTCGTGGCAGACCGCGCCGAGGGCCAGACCTTCGCCGAATGGGCACACTCCGCAGATGAAGGAGATCTCCAGTGA
- a CDS encoding phosphoadenylyl-sulfate reductase: MTTSTKLRSHDELKALAESGAAELGWNAPARDVIAWVARNFDLPAVAVACSMADAVLPALVADQFPGVDVLFLETGYHFPETHATRDEVAANLRVNIVDVLPENTVEQQDRLLGKDLFARDAAQCCALRKVQPLRRTLAGYEVWFTGVRRDEAPTRTNTPLITWDETNGLVKVNPMADWSFDQLVQYSEDNILPVNPLLSQGYPSIGCQPCTRKVAPGADPRSGRWAGTDKTECGLHV, from the coding sequence GTGACCACCAGCACCAAGCTCCGCTCCCACGACGAACTCAAGGCCCTCGCCGAATCCGGTGCCGCAGAGCTCGGCTGGAACGCGCCCGCCCGCGACGTCATCGCCTGGGTGGCCCGCAACTTCGACCTGCCCGCCGTCGCCGTGGCCTGCTCCATGGCCGACGCCGTGCTGCCGGCTCTCGTCGCGGACCAGTTTCCCGGCGTCGACGTACTCTTCCTGGAGACCGGTTACCACTTCCCGGAAACCCACGCCACACGGGATGAGGTCGCCGCGAACCTGCGCGTGAACATCGTTGACGTGCTCCCGGAGAACACCGTGGAGCAGCAGGACCGCCTTCTCGGCAAAGACTTGTTTGCCCGCGACGCCGCTCAGTGCTGCGCGCTCCGGAAGGTCCAGCCGCTGCGACGGACCCTCGCAGGCTACGAAGTCTGGTTCACCGGTGTCCGCCGCGACGAGGCCCCCACCCGGACCAACACTCCTCTGATCACCTGGGACGAGACGAACGGCCTGGTCAAGGTCAACCCGATGGCCGATTGGAGCTTCGACCAGTTGGTCCAGTACTCCGAAGACAACATCCTTCCCGTCAACCCCCTCCTGAGCCAGGGCTACCCGTCCATCGGATGCCAGCCGTGCACCAGGAAAGTGGCCCCGGGAGCGGACCCACGCTCCGGCCGCTGGGCAGGGACCGACAAGACAGAATGCGGACTACACGTATGA
- the cysD gene encoding sulfate adenylyltransferase subunit CysD — MSTQITNEDLELSVLETDAAETPTAAPALRSARLSSLDTLESEAIHIIREVVAEFEKPALLFSGGKDSVVMLHLATKAFWPGKVPFPVLHVDTGHNFPEVIDFRDRTVERLGLKLVVGSVQEFIDRGELAERADGTRNPLQTVPLLDAIQRNKFDAVFGGGRRDEDKARAKERILSLRDEFGQWDPRNQRPELWNLYNGRHTVGQHVRAFPISNWTELDVWRYIEREGIELPGLYYAHERDVYERDGMWRAVGEVSMPKPHEEVITKLVRYRTVGDMSCTGAVLSDARTVADVVVEVAASTLTERGATRADDRISEAAMEDRKKDGYF; from the coding sequence ATGAGCACCCAAATCACCAACGAGGACCTGGAGCTGTCTGTGCTGGAAACCGACGCTGCTGAGACGCCGACTGCCGCTCCGGCTCTGCGTTCGGCCCGCCTGTCCAGCCTCGACACCCTCGAGTCCGAGGCCATTCACATCATCCGTGAAGTTGTTGCCGAGTTCGAGAAGCCTGCGTTGCTGTTCTCCGGCGGCAAGGATTCCGTGGTCATGCTGCACCTGGCTACCAAGGCGTTCTGGCCGGGCAAGGTACCGTTCCCCGTCTTGCACGTGGACACAGGCCATAACTTCCCTGAGGTCATTGATTTCCGTGATCGCACGGTGGAGCGCCTGGGCCTCAAGCTCGTGGTTGGCTCCGTTCAGGAGTTCATCGACCGTGGCGAACTTGCCGAACGTGCCGACGGCACCCGCAACCCGCTGCAGACAGTACCCCTCTTGGATGCCATCCAGCGCAACAAGTTCGACGCCGTTTTCGGCGGCGGCCGTCGTGACGAGGACAAGGCCCGTGCCAAGGAACGCATCCTGAGCCTCCGTGACGAGTTCGGCCAGTGGGATCCCCGCAACCAGCGCCCCGAATTGTGGAACCTGTACAACGGCCGCCACACCGTCGGCCAGCACGTCCGGGCGTTCCCCATCAGCAACTGGACCGAGCTGGACGTCTGGCGCTACATCGAGCGCGAAGGCATTGAGTTGCCCGGTTTGTACTACGCCCACGAGCGCGACGTCTACGAGCGCGACGGCATGTGGCGCGCAGTGGGTGAAGTCTCCATGCCTAAACCCCATGAAGAAGTCATTACGAAGCTCGTGCGTTACCGCACGGTAGGCGACATGTCCTGCACCGGCGCCGTCCTTTCCGACGCCCGCACCGTTGCCGACGTCGTCGTCGAAGTTGCCGCATCCACACTCACCGAACGTGGCGCCACCCGTGCAGATGACCGCATCTCCGAGGCAGCCATGGAAGACCGCAAGAAGGACGGCTACTTCTAA
- a CDS encoding sulfate adenylyltransferase subunit 1 encodes MSTETSLLETGLRESTLFRFATAGSVDDGKSTLVGRLLHDSKAILADQLDAVARTSADRGFGGAGATGTQAIDLALLTDGLRAEREQGITIDVAYRYFATDRRSFILADCPGHVQYTKNTVTGASTADAVVVLIDARKGVLEQTRRHLSVLQLLRVAHVIVAVNKIDLVDFSESVFREIETDVRKVARELGLGSDGIADVVVIPVSALDGDNVVDRSDRTPWYSGPALLEVLETLPAADELESHLESFRFPVQLVIRPQGALAPDAVAAGLDVEAYRDYRAYAGQITEGTVKLGDKVTVLSPGHEPRITTVTGIDFAGNELVEATAPQSVAIRLADEIDIARGDTIAAAGTVRESSADLYAALCWLSPKPLREGAKVIVKHGTRTVQALVRNVTGKLDLATFNVEAASSLELNDIGNAQLRLAAPLPLENYLHHRRTGAFLVIDPVDGNTLAAGLVKDHPGDHEDERYVI; translated from the coding sequence ATGAGCACTGAGACTTCACTCCTGGAGACCGGTCTGCGCGAATCCACCCTGTTTCGCTTTGCCACTGCCGGGTCCGTCGATGACGGCAAGTCCACCCTGGTGGGACGCCTGCTTCACGATTCCAAGGCGATCCTCGCCGACCAGCTCGACGCCGTGGCCCGCACCTCAGCCGACCGTGGCTTCGGTGGAGCCGGTGCCACAGGCACTCAAGCGATCGACCTTGCCCTCCTGACCGACGGCCTTCGTGCTGAGCGGGAACAAGGCATCACCATCGACGTCGCCTACCGCTACTTCGCCACCGACCGCCGCAGCTTCATCCTCGCGGACTGCCCGGGCCACGTTCAGTACACCAAGAACACGGTGACGGGCGCGTCCACTGCGGACGCCGTCGTCGTGCTCATCGACGCCCGCAAGGGAGTCCTGGAGCAGACCCGCCGGCACCTGTCCGTGCTGCAGTTGCTGCGCGTGGCGCATGTGATTGTCGCCGTGAACAAGATCGACCTCGTGGACTTCAGTGAGTCCGTCTTCCGCGAAATCGAGACTGACGTGCGGAAAGTTGCGCGTGAGCTTGGCTTGGGCAGCGACGGCATTGCCGACGTCGTGGTCATCCCGGTGTCAGCGCTCGACGGCGACAACGTGGTGGATCGCTCGGACCGCACCCCTTGGTACAGCGGTCCCGCACTGCTCGAGGTCTTGGAAACCCTTCCGGCCGCCGACGAACTTGAAAGCCACCTGGAAAGCTTCCGCTTCCCGGTCCAGCTGGTCATCCGCCCGCAAGGCGCGCTGGCTCCCGACGCCGTCGCCGCAGGGCTCGACGTCGAGGCGTACCGCGACTACCGTGCCTACGCCGGCCAGATCACGGAAGGGACCGTGAAGCTCGGCGACAAGGTCACCGTCCTGAGCCCGGGCCATGAGCCCCGGATCACCACGGTGACGGGGATCGACTTCGCCGGGAACGAGCTGGTCGAGGCCACTGCTCCTCAGTCAGTGGCGATCCGCTTGGCTGATGAGATCGACATCGCGCGCGGTGACACCATTGCCGCGGCAGGAACGGTGCGCGAGAGCTCGGCCGACCTGTACGCGGCGCTGTGCTGGCTCTCGCCGAAGCCGCTGCGCGAAGGTGCCAAGGTGATCGTGAAGCACGGCACCCGCACTGTCCAGGCGCTGGTGCGCAATGTGACGGGCAAGTTGGACCTGGCCACGTTCAACGTGGAAGCTGCATCCAGCCTTGAGCTGAACGACATCGGCAACGCCCAACTTCGACTCGCCGCGCCGCTGCCGTTGGAGAACTACCTGCACCACCGCCGCACGGGCGCGTTCCTGGTGATCGATCCCGTGGACGGCAACACCTTGGCCGCCGGTTTGGTGAAGGACCACCCGGGCGATCACGAAGACGAACGTTACGTCATCTGA
- a CDS encoding ABC transporter substrate-binding protein yields the protein MSKTPEPTPPAPNPGTVRIVAGESNKPKRRRALEIGIAVGLVLLIGAGAAVASVVAKNNETKPAAATSPAAELRLGYFGNVTHAPALVGVSKGIIASKLGSTKLSTQVFNAGPAAIEALNAGAIDATYIGPNPAINSFVQSKGESISIIAGAASGGAQLVVKPGINSAADLKGKTLASPQLGGTQDVALRAWLGKQGLKTNPNGGGDVAVNPTENAQTLKLFQDGKLDGAWLPEPWASRLVLQAGGKVLVDEKDLWDKDEFPTTILIVSKKFAAEHPETVTALLQGHEASVKWLNTASAADKATAINAALKATAGNTLPADVIDRSLKNITFTVDPLAGTYKKLLQDGVDAGITKPADINGIFDLRALNVVTGQKTSAAGLGQD from the coding sequence ATGTCAAAGACTCCAGAACCCACGCCGCCGGCACCGAACCCGGGAACCGTCCGTATCGTCGCGGGTGAAAGCAACAAGCCCAAGCGCCGCCGCGCGCTCGAGATCGGCATCGCCGTTGGCCTCGTCCTCCTGATCGGCGCGGGCGCCGCCGTCGCATCGGTTGTCGCGAAGAACAACGAAACGAAGCCCGCGGCGGCCACGTCGCCCGCGGCGGAGCTGCGGCTGGGCTACTTCGGCAACGTCACGCACGCCCCGGCCCTGGTCGGGGTGAGCAAGGGCATCATCGCCAGCAAATTGGGCAGCACGAAGCTGAGCACCCAGGTGTTCAACGCCGGACCCGCCGCGATCGAGGCCCTGAACGCCGGCGCGATCGACGCCACATACATCGGACCGAATCCGGCCATCAACTCCTTCGTCCAGAGCAAGGGAGAATCCATCAGCATCATCGCCGGCGCGGCCTCGGGCGGCGCCCAGCTGGTGGTCAAGCCCGGGATCAACTCCGCCGCGGACCTCAAGGGCAAGACCCTGGCGTCTCCACAGCTCGGCGGCACCCAGGACGTGGCGCTGCGCGCCTGGCTGGGCAAGCAAGGCCTGAAGACCAACCCGAACGGCGGCGGCGACGTCGCCGTCAACCCGACCGAGAACGCCCAGACCCTCAAGCTCTTCCAGGATGGAAAGCTCGACGGCGCGTGGTTGCCAGAGCCGTGGGCCTCCCGCCTGGTGCTCCAGGCCGGAGGCAAGGTGTTGGTGGACGAAAAGGACCTGTGGGACAAGGATGAGTTTCCCACTACCATCCTGATCGTCAGCAAGAAGTTCGCCGCAGAACACCCCGAGACCGTGACCGCCTTGCTCCAGGGCCACGAGGCCTCCGTCAAGTGGCTCAACACGGCCTCGGCCGCGGACAAGGCCACCGCCATCAACGCCGCCCTGAAGGCGACCGCGGGCAACACCCTCCCGGCCGACGTGATCGACCGCTCCCTGAAGAACATCACCTTCACCGTGGACCCGCTCGCCGGAACCTACAAGAAACTCCTCCAGGACGGCGTGGACGCCGGCATCACCAAACCGGCCGACATCAACGGGATCTTCGATCTCCGCGCCCTCAACGTCGTCACGGGACAGAAGACATCGGCCGCAGGACTGGGCCAGGACTGA
- a CDS encoding ABC transporter ATP-binding protein, protein MPVVLEHLGKRFGDGAPVLDDVNATIQQGEFVALLGASGCGKSTLLNILAGLDQPTSGALEVPSDGAAFMFQDSALFPWLTARGNIELALKLADKSGSTSKASRAARAGELLDLVHLGGAGDKRPHELSGGMRQRVALARALAQDRQLLLMDEPFAALDAITRDLLHDELERIWKETGRTIVFVTHNVREAVRLGQRVLLLSSRPGRVVAEWAVSEEHRTDAGRAGELTGTITRRLREEIRRHAN, encoded by the coding sequence ATGCCAGTCGTACTGGAACACCTGGGTAAACGCTTCGGCGACGGCGCCCCGGTGTTGGACGACGTCAACGCCACCATCCAGCAGGGCGAGTTCGTTGCGCTGCTGGGTGCGTCCGGCTGCGGCAAATCCACCCTGCTGAACATCCTCGCGGGACTGGACCAGCCGACGTCGGGCGCTCTGGAGGTGCCCAGCGACGGCGCCGCCTTCATGTTCCAGGATTCTGCGTTGTTTCCGTGGCTCACGGCCCGCGGCAATATCGAGCTGGCGCTGAAGCTGGCCGACAAGTCCGGCAGCACGAGCAAGGCTTCGCGCGCTGCGCGTGCAGGCGAACTGTTGGACCTTGTCCACTTGGGCGGCGCGGGGGACAAGCGCCCTCACGAGCTCTCCGGAGGCATGCGGCAGCGCGTCGCGCTGGCCCGCGCTTTGGCCCAGGACCGGCAGCTGCTGCTTATGGACGAGCCGTTCGCCGCGCTCGATGCCATCACCCGCGACCTTCTCCACGACGAGCTGGAGCGGATATGGAAGGAGACCGGCCGCACCATCGTGTTCGTGACCCACAACGTGCGCGAAGCCGTGCGGCTGGGCCAGCGGGTGCTCTTGCTGTCCTCCCGTCCGGGACGGGTTGTGGCCGAATGGGCCGTCTCCGAGGAACACCGGACCGACGCCGGCCGTGCCGGGGAACTGACTGGAACCATTACCCGCCGCCTGCGCGAGGAGATCCGCCGCCATGCCAATTGA
- a CDS encoding ABC transporter permease, with translation MPIEQETRLVEENAEQASESRHITSPSLKGNPDELRDLEAGLDKLQSDAHRKARIDWTRVILPIAALLVLILAWQFYVSLGFKRRDQVPGPLDVLSQFGALWAEGKAQEAVLTSLQRGVIGFLISVAVATPLGLLLAQVQPLRRAFGPLISGLQVLPSVAWVPAAIIWFGLSDGTVYFVVLMGAIPSIINGLISGVDQIPPQYRSVGKVLGASRLQMALQIVLPAALPGYLGGLKQGWAFSWRSLMAAEIIAVGGTIGFGLGSLLDQGRTLSDMATVMSAILAILFVGILIELVVFAPIERRLLLRRGLLAGSTR, from the coding sequence ATGCCAATTGAACAGGAAACCCGACTTGTCGAGGAGAACGCCGAGCAAGCTTCGGAGTCCCGGCACATCACCTCGCCGTCCCTGAAGGGAAACCCGGACGAACTCCGGGATCTTGAGGCCGGCCTGGACAAATTGCAGTCGGACGCACACCGCAAGGCGCGCATTGACTGGACCCGGGTCATCCTCCCCATTGCGGCGCTCCTGGTGCTCATCCTGGCGTGGCAGTTCTACGTCTCCCTCGGGTTCAAACGCCGTGACCAAGTTCCCGGCCCGCTTGATGTCCTCAGCCAGTTCGGTGCTCTTTGGGCCGAGGGCAAGGCCCAGGAAGCCGTCCTGACCTCACTCCAGCGCGGCGTGATCGGGTTCCTGATCAGTGTTGCCGTGGCCACCCCGCTCGGCCTGCTCCTCGCGCAGGTGCAGCCGCTGCGCCGTGCCTTCGGGCCGCTCATTTCGGGGCTGCAGGTGCTTCCGTCCGTGGCGTGGGTTCCGGCCGCCATCATCTGGTTCGGACTATCGGACGGCACCGTGTACTTCGTCGTTCTGATGGGGGCCATTCCATCCATCATCAATGGGCTGATTTCCGGCGTCGACCAGATCCCGCCGCAGTACCGGAGCGTGGGCAAGGTCCTCGGGGCATCGCGACTACAGATGGCCTTGCAGATTGTCCTGCCGGCGGCCCTTCCCGGCTACCTCGGCGGCCTCAAGCAGGGTTGGGCTTTCTCCTGGCGATCCCTCATGGCTGCCGAAATCATCGCGGTGGGCGGCACCATCGGTTTCGGGCTCGGTTCGCTCTTGGACCAGGGCCGCACCTTGTCCGACATGGCCACCGTCATGTCCGCGATCCTGGCCATCCTGTTTGTGGGCATCCTGATCGAGCTCGTGGTGTTCGCCCCGATTGAGCGCCGCCTCCTGTTGCGCCGCGGCCTGCTGGCGGGGAGCACGCGCTAA